GACGATCCGCATGCTTTGCGGCCTGCTGACGCCCGATTCGGGCGAGGGCGAATGTCTTGGCTACGACATTCGCGGGCAGCAGGAGGAGATCAAGCGCTATGTCGGCTATATGACGCAGGGCTTTTCGCTCTATCGCGACCTCACCATTCGCGAAAATCTGGAGTTCGTCGCGCGCGTCTACGGTCTCGAAGCGCCGGAGGACGCAGCTCAGGGCGCGCTCGAGCGCCTCGGCCTCGTCGCGCGCGCCGACCAACTCGCCGGCGAACTGTCCGGCGGCTGGAAACAGCGACTGGCGCTTGGCGCATGCATCTTGCCTGGCCCGTCGCTGCTCCTCCTCGACGAACCGACCGCGGGCGTCGATCCCAAGGCGCGACGCGACTTTTGGGACGAGATCCATCATCTGGCGACGCAAGGCTTAACGGTGCTCGTTTCGACGCACTACATGGACGAAGCGGAGCGCTGTCACCGGATCGCCTATATCGCCAATGGACGGCTGCTCGCTTCGGGCACGATTCCGGAGATCATCGCCAGCGCGAATCTCTCGACCTGGGTCGTGACGGGCGACGGCCTCGATCCGCTCAGCAGTGAATTGAAACGTCAACCCGGTGTGGACGTGGTCGCGCGCTTCGGCTCGACGCTGCACGTCGGCGGGCACGATGAGGCGGCGATGGAACGCATCGTGCGTCGCTACAGCGCCGAGGGCGTCCATTATTGGAGACGCGACGAGCCATCGCTCGAAGACGTTTTCATCGATTTGATGAGCCGCGCCGGAGCGGACCAATGAGCGCGCAGGCAGGCCTGCCGCGCGTCGTCCCGCGTCCGGCGCGCCGCGGCCCGCTCGCGCAGTCCTGGCAGCGTTTCGTCGCGATGTTCGTCAAGGAATTCATTCAGCTTCGGCGCGACCGGCCGACCTTCGCGATGATCGTCGGCATTCCGCTCATTCAGCTGATGCTTTTTGGATATGCGATCAACACCGATCCCAAACATCTGCCGACGGCGGTGCTGACAGGCGACGACAGCCCGATCGCGCGCGCGCTGATCGGCGCCTTGCGCGCCACCGATTATTTCAACATCAAATATGTCGCCCGCGGCGAGGCCGACGCCGACAAATTGATCCTCTCGAACAAGGTGCAATTCGTCATTCAAATTCCGCCCGATTTCTCTCGCCAGCTCGTCCGCGGCGAAAAACCGGGGCTGCTACTCATCGCCGACGCCACGGACCCGACGGCGACCTCGGGCGCGGTCGCCGCCGCGCTCGGCGCCGCGAATCAGGCGCTCGACCGTGAACTGACCGGACCGCTGGCGTCGCTTGCGCAGAATGCGCCGCCTTACGAGATTCGCGTGCATCGGCGCTACAATCCGGCTGGAGAGACGCGTCGCAATATCGTGCCCGGACTGATCGGCACGATTTTGACCATGACGATGCTGATGTATACGGCGATGTCGGTGACGCGGGAAATCGAGCGGGGAACGATGGAGGCGTTGCTCGCCATGCCGATACTCCCGGTCGAGATCATGCTTGGCAAAATCGCGCCCTATGTCGTCGTCGGCGCCGTGCAGATGTCGACGATCCTCATCGTCGCTTCCTTGTTGTTTCAGGTGCCGGTGGTCGGCTCGCTCTTTACGCTCACCGTGCTGACTCTGCTTTTTATCATTGCAAATCTGTCGGTGGGCTACACTTTCTCGACGGTCGCGGTAAATCAGCTGCAGGCGATGCAGATGACCTTCTTCTTTTTTCTGCCGAGCATGCTTCTTTCGGGCTTCCTTTTTCCTTTCCACGGAATGCCGATGTGGGCGCAATATACGGGTGAGGCGCTGCCGCTCACCCATTATCTGCGCATTGTGCGCTCGGTGATGTTGAAGGGCTCTAACTTCGGCGATCTCGCCGTCGACGCCGGCGCGCTTGCGGCCTTTACGCTTGTTGCGATGAGCGTCGCGGTGATGCGTTTCCGGCAGACGCTGGACTGACATTGACGGCCCAATTTTCGGCGGCTTAACATTGGCGCGGAGACAAACAATGTCGGACACCCAAGACGCGGAAGCGCGATTCAACTTCATCATGAAAATCGCCGCCGTCGCCGCGGTGGTGCTGACCGGCTATTACATCTGGTCCTTCTTCGTCAGCAGTCGCTATGAGGCGCTTTGCGGCGGCTCCTATTGGGAGCTCGACAAGAAACAAATCGATTCTTGTGTTGATCGCAAAAAGGAGCTCGAGAAGTAGCGCAGTTCCGCCTCGCGCGTCGCCCGAGGCGCTCTAGAAAAGAAAGGCGAGGCTCTGCGCAAAAAAGCCTGCGAACAGCAACAGACCGGCGTCGCGATTTGAGCGGAACAGGCGCAGAGCGGTGATTGGCGCGACATCTTCTCGGGTCTGCGCGGTCTGCCAGGCGAGATGCGTCGCGTAGGCGGCGACCCCGGCATAGGCGAACCACCCGCCGCCCGCCAGAAAAACGGCGAAGGCGGCGCATGCGGCGGACACGGCGTAGAGCGCGCCGACCGCCAATTGCACGCGCGGACCGAACAATCTCGCCGTCGAGCGCACGCCGACAATCGCGTCGTCACGCATGTCCTGGAGCGCGTAAATCGTGTCGAAGCCGATTGTCCATGAGATCGCCGCCGCATAGAGAAAAAGCGCCGGCGCGCCGAGTTCGCCCGTGCGCGCCGTCCAGCCGAGCAGCGCGCCATAGGCGAAGGCTAATCCGAGGATCGCCTGCGGCCATGAGGTGAAGCGCTTGGCGAAGGGATAAATCAGCACGATGAGCGGAGATATCAGTCCAAGACCGATCGTGAGGCCGTTGAACGACAAAAGCACCGCGAGCCCGACGAGACATTGCGCGACGAGGAAGCCCACCGCCGCAGCAGGCGTGACGCGCCCGCTGGCGAGCGGCCGCAGACGCGTGCGCTCGACCTTGGCGTCGATCTCGCGATCAACGTAATCATTATAGGTCGAGCCCGCGCCGCGCATGGCGACGGCGCCGATAAAGAAGAGCGCCAAATGCCAGACGCTGGGCCCTTCACGCATCGAGGCGGAGGCGAGCGCGCTCGCTTCCCAGCAGGGAAGCAGCAGCAGCCACCAGCCGATGGGCCGATCGAGGCGCGCAAGCTGGATATAGGGCAGGAATGCTGGCGGCGCGCGGCGCAGTAACGGATGATTCGCGATGGCGTCGGGCAGCGCGGTCGCTCCCGCCGAATCGCCGCTTCGCCTTACGCTCACAGCGGTCCGGCAGGCAGTTTCGGCGGCGCCATCATGCCGCCGCCGCCACCAGCCGCCGCTTGATCGCGCATCTCTTTCATCTTCGCTGCGGCCGCGCAGGCCTGCGAGGCGAAGCCCTGAGTCTTGGCGCGCGCTTCCTTGAAGCCGTCGGCGACATTGTCAGGAATGTTGCACCATTCCTTGTTCTTGGTGATGTAATTCATCATCTCGGTTTCGATGGCGACGAGACGTTTCGCTGCGGGGCAGGCGGCTTCGGGATCCATCTTGCCCTTGCCAGCCTTTCCGAGAGTGTTGAGCGCCTCGATTCCCGCCATGCGCTTTTCGGTGAGCTTCTGGAAGTCTTCCTGACAGGCTTGCGCATGCGCGCCGGTAGAGGCGAGCAGCATCGCAAACAGCGAAAGTCCCGCGACAGCGCGAGAAATATCGACAGCGCCGATGATCATGTGTCTTGGTCCGCTCATCAGGCTCGCAGCATTACCAGCAGGCTTGCCGGCGACGCAAGTTTTGGCGAACCTGCACGCAACAAAGCGGCGGCTTCATGGCGAGCGCGCCTTGCGCTCGCGTCTCCGCTTGGGAAGCCATTGTGTCAGCTTACGATTTTTCTGCGCAGCGCTTGTTCGTTCGTGACGATCTCGCGCCGGATGTCGAACTCGCGCCTTCAGCTGAGGCGTCGAACTATCTGCTCAATGTCCTGCGCATGCGGGAGGGCGCCGCGATCCATCTGTTCAATGGCCGCGACGGCGAATTTCACGCGACGCTCGCGAACGTCTCGCGACGCTCCGCAAGATTACGCGTTGGCGAGCGACTACGCGCCCAGACCGAACGCGCCGATCTCGATTATTGTTTCGCTCCCCTAAAGCAGGCGCGGCTCGACTACATGGCGCAGAAGGCCACGGAGATGGGCGCCGGCCGTCTCCTGCCGGTGATGACGCGCCGAACCCAGGTCCGCCGGCTCAACGCGGGGCGACTCGAGTCCAATGTGATCGAGGCCGCCGAGCAATGCGGCGTGCTGGCCGTGCCCGAAGTCGCAGCCGCCGTCGAACTGTCAGAGTTTCTGGCGCGTTGGCCGGCGCGGCGGCTCCTCGTCTTTTGTGACGAACGCGCCGCGCTCGCCAACCCCTTGGACGCGCTCGAAGGTCGCACGGCGGGAGAGGGCGTGAGCGTGCTCATTGGACCGGAAGGCGGCTTCGATGACGCCGAACGGGCCGCGATCGCCGGTCTGCCGAACGTCGCGCGCCTTTCGCTCGGGCCGCGCGTGCTGCGCGCCGACACCGCCGCCGTCGCGGCTCTGGCGATCGTCCAGGCCGCGATCGGCGATTGGCGTTCTCGGACGGCCGCCGTTTAAACCAAAAATAAATAAATAGAAAATAAAGGGTAGTTCTCACGTGGCGCCGACTGTTTCGCACGTGGGCGTCCAAGACACGATCCTGCCACGATGTTTGGCTCTAGTTGGATTTGCAGCGCCGGAATGCGCCGCTCGAAGGCGAGGAGGTCCTCGTCGCCGCCAGCGCAATTACGGCGTATCGAGACATTGTCGGGATCGCAAGGCTCCGGAAATCTCGCGCGACGCGCGCGACCTTTCGGAAATGAGGCCCAAAACTCATGACCCTAGACAACATCAGCCGCAGTAACCGTCTTCTGCCGGCGGGCTTTTTCGGGGCCATCGCGCTCACGGCCATCGCCGTTGCGCCGGCGCATGCCGATAATGTCAGCCAATGCGCGCGATATGGCGCCGATTATGTCGCAGTCGCGGGGTCAAACGGTTGTGTTCGGCTCGGCGGTCACGTCCGCGTCTCTATGCCTCGTGCGCCCGTCGCCCCACTGGGTTACACGGATATGCGCCGGGACGGCATGCAGCATGCCGCCGCGCGTTCCTCGCTGCCGCCGATGGCGCCCTTCGGGTTGCACGACCT
This window of the Methylocystis hirsuta genome carries:
- a CDS encoding ABC transporter ATP-binding protein gives rise to the protein MSAESDIAIDVRGLTKSFGAKKVVDNFTLQVARGHIQGFLGPNGSGKTTTIRMLCGLLTPDSGEGECLGYDIRGQQEEIKRYVGYMTQGFSLYRDLTIRENLEFVARVYGLEAPEDAAQGALERLGLVARADQLAGELSGGWKQRLALGACILPGPSLLLLDEPTAGVDPKARRDFWDEIHHLATQGLTVLVSTHYMDEAERCHRIAYIANGRLLASGTIPEIIASANLSTWVVTGDGLDPLSSELKRQPGVDVVARFGSTLHVGGHDEAAMERIVRRYSAEGVHYWRRDEPSLEDVFIDLMSRAGADQ
- a CDS encoding ABC transporter permease, translating into MSAQAGLPRVVPRPARRGPLAQSWQRFVAMFVKEFIQLRRDRPTFAMIVGIPLIQLMLFGYAINTDPKHLPTAVLTGDDSPIARALIGALRATDYFNIKYVARGEADADKLILSNKVQFVIQIPPDFSRQLVRGEKPGLLLIADATDPTATSGAVAAALGAANQALDRELTGPLASLAQNAPPYEIRVHRRYNPAGETRRNIVPGLIGTILTMTMLMYTAMSVTREIERGTMEALLAMPILPVEIMLGKIAPYVVVGAVQMSTILIVASLLFQVPVVGSLFTLTVLTLLFIIANLSVGYTFSTVAVNQLQAMQMTFFFFLPSMLLSGFLFPFHGMPMWAQYTGEALPLTHYLRIVRSVMLKGSNFGDLAVDAGALAAFTLVAMSVAVMRFRQTLD
- the ubiA gene encoding 4-hydroxybenzoate octaprenyltransferase: MSVRRSGDSAGATALPDAIANHPLLRRAPPAFLPYIQLARLDRPIGWWLLLLPCWEASALASASMREGPSVWHLALFFIGAVAMRGAGSTYNDYVDREIDAKVERTRLRPLASGRVTPAAAVGFLVAQCLVGLAVLLSFNGLTIGLGLISPLIVLIYPFAKRFTSWPQAILGLAFAYGALLGWTARTGELGAPALFLYAAAISWTIGFDTIYALQDMRDDAIVGVRSTARLFGPRVQLAVGALYAVSAACAAFAVFLAGGGWFAYAGVAAYATHLAWQTAQTREDVAPITALRLFRSNRDAGLLLFAGFFAQSLAFLF
- a CDS encoding 16S rRNA (uracil(1498)-N(3))-methyltransferase, whose product is MSAYDFSAQRLFVRDDLAPDVELAPSAEASNYLLNVLRMREGAAIHLFNGRDGEFHATLANVSRRSARLRVGERLRAQTERADLDYCFAPLKQARLDYMAQKATEMGAGRLLPVMTRRTQVRRLNAGRLESNVIEAAEQCGVLAVPEVAAAVELSEFLARWPARRLLVFCDERAALANPLDALEGRTAGEGVSVLIGPEGGFDDAERAAIAGLPNVARLSLGPRVLRADTAAVAALAIVQAAIGDWRSRTAAV